A single Oncorhynchus kisutch isolate 150728-3 linkage group LG19, Okis_V2, whole genome shotgun sequence DNA region contains:
- the LOC109880673 gene encoding catenin delta-1 isoform X9 produces MMVDPAHGSLDESYTPEGDSQEVHSAFSDDGTNGRRVGNAMKVITSRTVLPSDSMSIDGGVSVSGMGGYSATLDRSYRQGGGGDYPTATVPRNYHYGPAGGYDDYRSAPPSEAYASLSRGTRMDDRYRPADGYRTLDSGYRAPSRQQLDPYAAQPQVGRGVRGMGSALELGGMRYAHQGHYGMEDDQRSLGYDDVEYSMAPPTMHPGYGTMPRLGPGPGGLDRRRLRSCEDTLEGDMGGVDTYTWGVNMERGSMASLDSTLRKGPPTTWRQPELPEVIAMLNYRLDPVKTNAAAFLQHLTFKNDKVKSEVRRLKGIPSLVSLLDNPKRDVHHSACGALKNISYGPDHDNKIAIKNCDGIPALVRLLRKARDQDLTDTITGTLWNLSSHDSVKMEIVDHALHALSDEVMVPHSGWERGSDGGEESLKPRHLEWETALTNTAGCLRNVSSERSEARRKLRECAGLVDSLMYIVQSQINRKDVDNKLVENSVCLLRNLSYQVHREVPGCERYQEAAPLNQGPAPGSNKAGCFGSRKGKDEWFSKGKKDADDGSVDQVDIPKRTMPAKGYELLFQPEVVRVYTSLLRESQNPSVLEAAAGAVQNLCAGRWTYGRYIRATVRLEKGLPMMAELLAHGNDRVVRAMSGALRNLAIDNRNRELLGKHAVPHLVADLPGGQSQSARPLSEETVVSVLSTLTEVLGNSLEAAKTLRASQGIERLVLINKDGKRSEREVRGAGQVLQLVWGHKDLRRPLEKDGWKKTDFMVNLNPPANGPSTRTNGTYEDTTMPLLDRGEKRDMIPLNDLGPEAYSTLDQRERRHTLDNSLNATDTLQRGVYGGRKGSLPLLDSYDEKLIVCITQSELPLPYHCY; encoded by the exons ATGATGGTGGACCCAGCACATGGCTCTCTAGACGAGAGCTACACACCAGAAGGTGATTCCCAGGAAGTACACTCCGCCTTCTCAGACGATGGAACCAATGGACGGCGGGTAGGGAATGCG ATGAAGGTGATCACCTCACGTACTGTCCTGCCCTCTGATTCAATGTCCATTGACGGGGGAGTGTCCGTCTCGGGCATGGGCGGTTACAGTGCCACTCTGGACCGTTCCTACAGGCAGGGTGGAGGGGGGGACTACCCCACAGCCACGGTCCCCAGGAACTACCACTACGGTCCCGCGGGGGGTTACGACGACTACAGGAGTGCTCCGCCTTCTGAGGCCTACGCTAGCCTGAGCAGAGGCACACGCATGGACGACCGCTACAG acctgCAGATGGGTACAGGACACTTGACTCTGGGTACCGTGCCCCCAGTAGACAGCAGCTGGACCCCTACGCAGCCCAGCCCCAGGTGGGGCGAGGGGTGAGGGGCATGGGAAGTGCCCTGGAGCTGGGGGGCATGCGCTACGCCCACCAGGGCCACTATGGTATGGAGGATGACCAGAGGAGTCTGGGATATGATGATGTGGAGTACAGTATGGCTCCTCCCACCATGCATCCAGGATACGGCACCATGCCACGACTAGGCCCAGGCCCAGGAGGACTGGACAGACGCAGGCTCAG GAGTTGTGAGGACACTTTGGAAGGGGACATGGGAGGAGTCGACACCTACACCTGGGGCGtcaacatggagagagggagtatgGCGTCATTGGACAGCACCCTGAGGAAGGGTCCGCCCACAACCTGGAGACAGCCGGAGCTCCCTGAGGTCATCGCCATGTTGAACTACAGGCTGGACCCGGTCAAAACCAACGCTGCTGCCTTCCTCCAGCACCTCACCTTCAAGAACGACaag GTGAAATCGGAGGTGCGTCGTTTAAAGGGGATCCCTTCTCTGGTCTCGTTGCTGGACAACCCCAAGAGGGATGTACACCACTCGGCTTGCGGGGCGCTCAAGAACATCTCGTACGGACCAGACCACGACAACAAGATCGCCATCAAGAACTGTGACGGCATCCCCGCCTTAGTCCGGCTACTGAGGAAGGCCAGAGACCAAGACCTCACTGACACCATTACAG gCACATTGTGGAACCTATCATCTCACGACTCGGTGAAGATGGAGATCGTGGACCACGCGTTACACGCCCTCTCAGACGAGGTGATGGTGCCACACTctggctgggagagagggagtgacggAGGGGAGGAGAGCCTCAAACCACGCCACCTGGAGTGGGAGACGGCCCTCACCAACACAGCTGGCTGTCTGAG aAACGTGAGCTCAGAACGTAGTGAGGCCAGGCGGAAGCTGAGAGAGTGCGCAGGATTGGTGGACTCACTGATGTACATTGTCCAATCACAGATCAACCGCAAAGATGTGGACAACAAG TTGGTGGAGAACAGCGTTTGTCTGCTGAGGAATCTGTCCTATCAGGTTCACCGAGAGGTTCCCGGCTGCGAGCGCTACCAGGAGGCCGCACCTCTAAACCAGGGCCCCGCCCCCGGCTCCAACAAGGCCGGCTGCTTCGGCTCACGGAAGGGCAAAG ATGAGTGGTTTTCCAAAG gtaagAAGGATGCGGATGACGGGAGTGTGGACCAGGTTGATATTCCGAAGAGGACAATGCCTGCCAAAG GCTATGAGCTGCTGTTCCAGCCAGAGGTGGTGCGTGTGTACACATCGCTGCTGAGAGAGAGCCAGAACCCCTCAGTGCTGGAGGCCGCAGCCGGGGCTGTACAGAACCTGTGTGCCGGACGCTGGACT tATGGTCGCTATATCCGGGCCACGGTGCGTCTGGAGAAGGGCCTGCCCATGATGGCAGAGCTGCTGGCTCATGGGAACGACCGCGTGGTCAGAGCCATGTCGGGAGCCCTGAGGAACCTGGCCATCGACAATCGCAACCGCGAGCTGCTCG GTAAGCACGCTGTGCCCCACCTGGTGGCAGACCTGCCGGGAGGCCAGAGCCAGTCGGCACGACCTCTGTCTGAGGAGACGGTGGTGTCTGTACTGAGCACGCTCACTGAGGTGCTGGGCAACAGCCTGGAGGCCGCCAAGACCCTTAGGGCCTCCCAAGGCATCGAGAGACTGGTACTCATCAACAAGGATGG TAAGCGGTCTGAGCGGGAGGTGCGTGGGGCAGGCCAGGTGTTACAGCTGGTCTGGGGGCACAAGGATCTGCGGCGCCCCCTGGAGAAGGATGGCTGGAAGAAGACCGACTTCATGGTGAACCTCAACCCCCCCGCCAACGGCCCCTCTACACGCACCAATGGGACCTACGAGGACACTACCATGCCACTGCTAGACAGAG gggagaagagagacatGATTCCACTGAATGACCTAGGGCCTG AAGCCTACTCTACACTGgaccagagggagaggagacacactcTGGACAACTCCCTCAATGCCACAGACACTTTACAG CGTGGGGTGTATGGAGGCAGAAAGGGTTCACTGCCTCTGTTGGACTCCTACGATG AAAAACTGATAGTGTGCATCACCCAGAGTGAGCTGCCCCTGCCCTACCACTGCTACTGA
- the LOC109880673 gene encoding catenin delta-1 isoform X11, with translation MMVDPAHGSLDESYTPEGDSQEVHSAFSDDGTNGRRVGNAMKVITSRTVLPSDSMSIDGGVSVSGMGGYSATLDRSYRQGGGGDYPTATVPRNYHYGPAGGYDDYRSAPPSEAYASLSRGTRMDDRYRPADGYRTLDSGYRAPSRQQLDPYAAQPQVGRGVRGMGSALELGGMRYAHQGHYGMEDDQRSLGYDDVEYSMAPPTMHPGYGTMPRLGPGPGGLDRRRLRSCEDTLEGDMGGVDTYTWGVNMERGSMASLDSTLRKGPPTTWRQPELPEVIAMLNYRLDPVKTNAAAFLQHLTFKNDKVKSEVRRLKGIPSLVSLLDNPKRDVHHSACGALKNISYGPDHDNKIAIKNCDGIPALVRLLRKARDQDLTDTITGTLWNLSSHDSVKMEIVDHALHALSDEVMVPHSGWERGSDGGEESLKPRHLEWETALTNTAGCLRNVSSERSEARRKLRECAGLVDSLMYIVQSQINRKDVDNKLVENSVCLLRNLSYQVHREVPGCERYQEAAPLNQGPAPGSNKAGCFGSRKGKGKKDADDGSVDQVDIPKRTMPAKGYELLFQPEVVRVYTSLLRESQNPSVLEAAAGAVQNLCAGRWTYGRYIRATVRLEKGLPMMAELLAHGNDRVVRAMSGALRNLAIDNRNRELLGKHAVPHLVADLPGGQSQSARPLSEETVVSVLSTLTEVLGNSLEAAKTLRASQGIERLVLINKDGKRSEREVRGAGQVLQLVWGHKDLRRPLEKDGWKKTDFMVNLNPPANGPSTRTNGTYEDTTMPLLDRGEKRDMIPLNDLGPEAYSTLDQRERRHTLDNSLNATDTLQKN, from the exons ATGATGGTGGACCCAGCACATGGCTCTCTAGACGAGAGCTACACACCAGAAGGTGATTCCCAGGAAGTACACTCCGCCTTCTCAGACGATGGAACCAATGGACGGCGGGTAGGGAATGCG ATGAAGGTGATCACCTCACGTACTGTCCTGCCCTCTGATTCAATGTCCATTGACGGGGGAGTGTCCGTCTCGGGCATGGGCGGTTACAGTGCCACTCTGGACCGTTCCTACAGGCAGGGTGGAGGGGGGGACTACCCCACAGCCACGGTCCCCAGGAACTACCACTACGGTCCCGCGGGGGGTTACGACGACTACAGGAGTGCTCCGCCTTCTGAGGCCTACGCTAGCCTGAGCAGAGGCACACGCATGGACGACCGCTACAG acctgCAGATGGGTACAGGACACTTGACTCTGGGTACCGTGCCCCCAGTAGACAGCAGCTGGACCCCTACGCAGCCCAGCCCCAGGTGGGGCGAGGGGTGAGGGGCATGGGAAGTGCCCTGGAGCTGGGGGGCATGCGCTACGCCCACCAGGGCCACTATGGTATGGAGGATGACCAGAGGAGTCTGGGATATGATGATGTGGAGTACAGTATGGCTCCTCCCACCATGCATCCAGGATACGGCACCATGCCACGACTAGGCCCAGGCCCAGGAGGACTGGACAGACGCAGGCTCAG GAGTTGTGAGGACACTTTGGAAGGGGACATGGGAGGAGTCGACACCTACACCTGGGGCGtcaacatggagagagggagtatgGCGTCATTGGACAGCACCCTGAGGAAGGGTCCGCCCACAACCTGGAGACAGCCGGAGCTCCCTGAGGTCATCGCCATGTTGAACTACAGGCTGGACCCGGTCAAAACCAACGCTGCTGCCTTCCTCCAGCACCTCACCTTCAAGAACGACaag GTGAAATCGGAGGTGCGTCGTTTAAAGGGGATCCCTTCTCTGGTCTCGTTGCTGGACAACCCCAAGAGGGATGTACACCACTCGGCTTGCGGGGCGCTCAAGAACATCTCGTACGGACCAGACCACGACAACAAGATCGCCATCAAGAACTGTGACGGCATCCCCGCCTTAGTCCGGCTACTGAGGAAGGCCAGAGACCAAGACCTCACTGACACCATTACAG gCACATTGTGGAACCTATCATCTCACGACTCGGTGAAGATGGAGATCGTGGACCACGCGTTACACGCCCTCTCAGACGAGGTGATGGTGCCACACTctggctgggagagagggagtgacggAGGGGAGGAGAGCCTCAAACCACGCCACCTGGAGTGGGAGACGGCCCTCACCAACACAGCTGGCTGTCTGAG aAACGTGAGCTCAGAACGTAGTGAGGCCAGGCGGAAGCTGAGAGAGTGCGCAGGATTGGTGGACTCACTGATGTACATTGTCCAATCACAGATCAACCGCAAAGATGTGGACAACAAG TTGGTGGAGAACAGCGTTTGTCTGCTGAGGAATCTGTCCTATCAGGTTCACCGAGAGGTTCCCGGCTGCGAGCGCTACCAGGAGGCCGCACCTCTAAACCAGGGCCCCGCCCCCGGCTCCAACAAGGCCGGCTGCTTCGGCTCACGGAAGGGCAAAG gtaagAAGGATGCGGATGACGGGAGTGTGGACCAGGTTGATATTCCGAAGAGGACAATGCCTGCCAAAG GCTATGAGCTGCTGTTCCAGCCAGAGGTGGTGCGTGTGTACACATCGCTGCTGAGAGAGAGCCAGAACCCCTCAGTGCTGGAGGCCGCAGCCGGGGCTGTACAGAACCTGTGTGCCGGACGCTGGACT tATGGTCGCTATATCCGGGCCACGGTGCGTCTGGAGAAGGGCCTGCCCATGATGGCAGAGCTGCTGGCTCATGGGAACGACCGCGTGGTCAGAGCCATGTCGGGAGCCCTGAGGAACCTGGCCATCGACAATCGCAACCGCGAGCTGCTCG GTAAGCACGCTGTGCCCCACCTGGTGGCAGACCTGCCGGGAGGCCAGAGCCAGTCGGCACGACCTCTGTCTGAGGAGACGGTGGTGTCTGTACTGAGCACGCTCACTGAGGTGCTGGGCAACAGCCTGGAGGCCGCCAAGACCCTTAGGGCCTCCCAAGGCATCGAGAGACTGGTACTCATCAACAAGGATGG TAAGCGGTCTGAGCGGGAGGTGCGTGGGGCAGGCCAGGTGTTACAGCTGGTCTGGGGGCACAAGGATCTGCGGCGCCCCCTGGAGAAGGATGGCTGGAAGAAGACCGACTTCATGGTGAACCTCAACCCCCCCGCCAACGGCCCCTCTACACGCACCAATGGGACCTACGAGGACACTACCATGCCACTGCTAGACAGAG gggagaagagagacatGATTCCACTGAATGACCTAGGGCCTG AAGCCTACTCTACACTGgaccagagggagaggagacacactcTGGACAACTCCCTCAATGCCACAGACACTTTACAG AAAAACTGA
- the LOC109880673 gene encoding catenin delta-1 isoform X10, with protein sequence MMVDPAHGSLDESYTPEGDSQEVHSAFSDDGTNGRRMKVITSRTVLPSDSMSIDGGVSVSGMGGYSATLDRSYRQGGGGDYPTATVPRNYHYGPAGGYDDYRSAPPSEAYASLSRGTRMDDRYRPADGYRTLDSGYRAPSRQQLDPYAAQPQVGRGVRGMGSALELGGMRYAHQGHYGMEDDQRSLGYDDVEYSMAPPTMHPGYGTMPRLGPGPGGLDRRRLRSCEDTLEGDMGGVDTYTWGVNMERGSMASLDSTLRKGPPTTWRQPELPEVIAMLNYRLDPVKTNAAAFLQHLTFKNDKVKSEVRRLKGIPSLVSLLDNPKRDVHHSACGALKNISYGPDHDNKIAIKNCDGIPALVRLLRKARDQDLTDTITGTLWNLSSHDSVKMEIVDHALHALSDEVMVPHSGWERGSDGGEESLKPRHLEWETALTNTAGCLRNVSSERSEARRKLRECAGLVDSLMYIVQSQINRKDVDNKLVENSVCLLRNLSYQVHREVPGCERYQEAAPLNQGPAPGSNKAGCFGSRKGKGKKDADDGSVDQVDIPKRTMPAKGYELLFQPEVVRVYTSLLRESQNPSVLEAAAGAVQNLCAGRWTYGRYIRATVRLEKGLPMMAELLAHGNDRVVRAMSGALRNLAIDNRNRELLGKHAVPHLVADLPGGQSQSARPLSEETVVSVLSTLTEVLGNSLEAAKTLRASQGIERLVLINKDGKRSEREVRGAGQVLQLVWGHKDLRRPLEKDGWKKTDFMVNLNPPANGPSTRTNGTYEDTTMPLLDRGEKRDMIPLNDLGPEAYSTLDQRERRHTLDNSLNATDTLQRGVYGGRKGSLPLLDSYDG encoded by the exons ATGATGGTGGACCCAGCACATGGCTCTCTAGACGAGAGCTACACACCAGAAGGTGATTCCCAGGAAGTACACTCCGCCTTCTCAGACGATGGAACCAATGGACGGCGG ATGAAGGTGATCACCTCACGTACTGTCCTGCCCTCTGATTCAATGTCCATTGACGGGGGAGTGTCCGTCTCGGGCATGGGCGGTTACAGTGCCACTCTGGACCGTTCCTACAGGCAGGGTGGAGGGGGGGACTACCCCACAGCCACGGTCCCCAGGAACTACCACTACGGTCCCGCGGGGGGTTACGACGACTACAGGAGTGCTCCGCCTTCTGAGGCCTACGCTAGCCTGAGCAGAGGCACACGCATGGACGACCGCTACAG acctgCAGATGGGTACAGGACACTTGACTCTGGGTACCGTGCCCCCAGTAGACAGCAGCTGGACCCCTACGCAGCCCAGCCCCAGGTGGGGCGAGGGGTGAGGGGCATGGGAAGTGCCCTGGAGCTGGGGGGCATGCGCTACGCCCACCAGGGCCACTATGGTATGGAGGATGACCAGAGGAGTCTGGGATATGATGATGTGGAGTACAGTATGGCTCCTCCCACCATGCATCCAGGATACGGCACCATGCCACGACTAGGCCCAGGCCCAGGAGGACTGGACAGACGCAGGCTCAG GAGTTGTGAGGACACTTTGGAAGGGGACATGGGAGGAGTCGACACCTACACCTGGGGCGtcaacatggagagagggagtatgGCGTCATTGGACAGCACCCTGAGGAAGGGTCCGCCCACAACCTGGAGACAGCCGGAGCTCCCTGAGGTCATCGCCATGTTGAACTACAGGCTGGACCCGGTCAAAACCAACGCTGCTGCCTTCCTCCAGCACCTCACCTTCAAGAACGACaag GTGAAATCGGAGGTGCGTCGTTTAAAGGGGATCCCTTCTCTGGTCTCGTTGCTGGACAACCCCAAGAGGGATGTACACCACTCGGCTTGCGGGGCGCTCAAGAACATCTCGTACGGACCAGACCACGACAACAAGATCGCCATCAAGAACTGTGACGGCATCCCCGCCTTAGTCCGGCTACTGAGGAAGGCCAGAGACCAAGACCTCACTGACACCATTACAG gCACATTGTGGAACCTATCATCTCACGACTCGGTGAAGATGGAGATCGTGGACCACGCGTTACACGCCCTCTCAGACGAGGTGATGGTGCCACACTctggctgggagagagggagtgacggAGGGGAGGAGAGCCTCAAACCACGCCACCTGGAGTGGGAGACGGCCCTCACCAACACAGCTGGCTGTCTGAG aAACGTGAGCTCAGAACGTAGTGAGGCCAGGCGGAAGCTGAGAGAGTGCGCAGGATTGGTGGACTCACTGATGTACATTGTCCAATCACAGATCAACCGCAAAGATGTGGACAACAAG TTGGTGGAGAACAGCGTTTGTCTGCTGAGGAATCTGTCCTATCAGGTTCACCGAGAGGTTCCCGGCTGCGAGCGCTACCAGGAGGCCGCACCTCTAAACCAGGGCCCCGCCCCCGGCTCCAACAAGGCCGGCTGCTTCGGCTCACGGAAGGGCAAAG gtaagAAGGATGCGGATGACGGGAGTGTGGACCAGGTTGATATTCCGAAGAGGACAATGCCTGCCAAAG GCTATGAGCTGCTGTTCCAGCCAGAGGTGGTGCGTGTGTACACATCGCTGCTGAGAGAGAGCCAGAACCCCTCAGTGCTGGAGGCCGCAGCCGGGGCTGTACAGAACCTGTGTGCCGGACGCTGGACT tATGGTCGCTATATCCGGGCCACGGTGCGTCTGGAGAAGGGCCTGCCCATGATGGCAGAGCTGCTGGCTCATGGGAACGACCGCGTGGTCAGAGCCATGTCGGGAGCCCTGAGGAACCTGGCCATCGACAATCGCAACCGCGAGCTGCTCG GTAAGCACGCTGTGCCCCACCTGGTGGCAGACCTGCCGGGAGGCCAGAGCCAGTCGGCACGACCTCTGTCTGAGGAGACGGTGGTGTCTGTACTGAGCACGCTCACTGAGGTGCTGGGCAACAGCCTGGAGGCCGCCAAGACCCTTAGGGCCTCCCAAGGCATCGAGAGACTGGTACTCATCAACAAGGATGG TAAGCGGTCTGAGCGGGAGGTGCGTGGGGCAGGCCAGGTGTTACAGCTGGTCTGGGGGCACAAGGATCTGCGGCGCCCCCTGGAGAAGGATGGCTGGAAGAAGACCGACTTCATGGTGAACCTCAACCCCCCCGCCAACGGCCCCTCTACACGCACCAATGGGACCTACGAGGACACTACCATGCCACTGCTAGACAGAG gggagaagagagacatGATTCCACTGAATGACCTAGGGCCTG AAGCCTACTCTACACTGgaccagagggagaggagacacactcTGGACAACTCCCTCAATGCCACAGACACTTTACAG CGTGGGGTGTATGGAGGCAGAAAGGGTTCACTGCCTCTGTTGGACTCCTACGATGGTtag
- the LOC109880673 gene encoding catenin delta-1 isoform X12: MMVDPAHGSLDESYTPEGDSQEVHSAFSDDGTNGRRMKVITSRTVLPSDSMSIDGGVSVSGMGGYSATLDRSYRQGGGGDYPTATVPRNYHYGPAGGYDDYRSAPPSEAYASLSRGTRMDDRYRPADGYRTLDSGYRAPSRQQLDPYAAQPQVGRGVRGMGSALELGGMRYAHQGHYGMEDDQRSLGYDDVEYSMAPPTMHPGYGTMPRLGPGPGGLDRRRLRSCEDTLEGDMGGVDTYTWGVNMERGSMASLDSTLRKGPPTTWRQPELPEVIAMLNYRLDPVKTNAAAFLQHLTFKNDKVKSEVRRLKGIPSLVSLLDNPKRDVHHSACGALKNISYGPDHDNKIAIKNCDGIPALVRLLRKARDQDLTDTITGTLWNLSSHDSVKMEIVDHALHALSDEVMVPHSGWERGSDGGEESLKPRHLEWETALTNTAGCLRNVSSERSEARRKLRECAGLVDSLMYIVQSQINRKDVDNKLVENSVCLLRNLSYQVHREVPGCERYQEAAPLNQGPAPGSNKAGCFGSRKGKGKKDADDGSVDQVDIPKRTMPAKGYELLFQPEVVRVYTSLLRESQNPSVLEAAAGAVQNLCAGRWTYGRYIRATVRLEKGLPMMAELLAHGNDRVVRAMSGALRNLAIDNRNRELLGKHAVPHLVADLPGGQSQSARPLSEETVVSVLSTLTEVLGNSLEAAKTLRASQGIERLVLINKDGKRSEREVRGAGQVLQLVWGHKDLRRPLEKDGWKKTDFMVNLNPPANGPSTRTNGTYEDTTMPLLDRGEKRDMIPLNDLGPEAYSTLDQRERRHTLDNSLNATDTLQKN, encoded by the exons ATGATGGTGGACCCAGCACATGGCTCTCTAGACGAGAGCTACACACCAGAAGGTGATTCCCAGGAAGTACACTCCGCCTTCTCAGACGATGGAACCAATGGACGGCGG ATGAAGGTGATCACCTCACGTACTGTCCTGCCCTCTGATTCAATGTCCATTGACGGGGGAGTGTCCGTCTCGGGCATGGGCGGTTACAGTGCCACTCTGGACCGTTCCTACAGGCAGGGTGGAGGGGGGGACTACCCCACAGCCACGGTCCCCAGGAACTACCACTACGGTCCCGCGGGGGGTTACGACGACTACAGGAGTGCTCCGCCTTCTGAGGCCTACGCTAGCCTGAGCAGAGGCACACGCATGGACGACCGCTACAG acctgCAGATGGGTACAGGACACTTGACTCTGGGTACCGTGCCCCCAGTAGACAGCAGCTGGACCCCTACGCAGCCCAGCCCCAGGTGGGGCGAGGGGTGAGGGGCATGGGAAGTGCCCTGGAGCTGGGGGGCATGCGCTACGCCCACCAGGGCCACTATGGTATGGAGGATGACCAGAGGAGTCTGGGATATGATGATGTGGAGTACAGTATGGCTCCTCCCACCATGCATCCAGGATACGGCACCATGCCACGACTAGGCCCAGGCCCAGGAGGACTGGACAGACGCAGGCTCAG GAGTTGTGAGGACACTTTGGAAGGGGACATGGGAGGAGTCGACACCTACACCTGGGGCGtcaacatggagagagggagtatgGCGTCATTGGACAGCACCCTGAGGAAGGGTCCGCCCACAACCTGGAGACAGCCGGAGCTCCCTGAGGTCATCGCCATGTTGAACTACAGGCTGGACCCGGTCAAAACCAACGCTGCTGCCTTCCTCCAGCACCTCACCTTCAAGAACGACaag GTGAAATCGGAGGTGCGTCGTTTAAAGGGGATCCCTTCTCTGGTCTCGTTGCTGGACAACCCCAAGAGGGATGTACACCACTCGGCTTGCGGGGCGCTCAAGAACATCTCGTACGGACCAGACCACGACAACAAGATCGCCATCAAGAACTGTGACGGCATCCCCGCCTTAGTCCGGCTACTGAGGAAGGCCAGAGACCAAGACCTCACTGACACCATTACAG gCACATTGTGGAACCTATCATCTCACGACTCGGTGAAGATGGAGATCGTGGACCACGCGTTACACGCCCTCTCAGACGAGGTGATGGTGCCACACTctggctgggagagagggagtgacggAGGGGAGGAGAGCCTCAAACCACGCCACCTGGAGTGGGAGACGGCCCTCACCAACACAGCTGGCTGTCTGAG aAACGTGAGCTCAGAACGTAGTGAGGCCAGGCGGAAGCTGAGAGAGTGCGCAGGATTGGTGGACTCACTGATGTACATTGTCCAATCACAGATCAACCGCAAAGATGTGGACAACAAG TTGGTGGAGAACAGCGTTTGTCTGCTGAGGAATCTGTCCTATCAGGTTCACCGAGAGGTTCCCGGCTGCGAGCGCTACCAGGAGGCCGCACCTCTAAACCAGGGCCCCGCCCCCGGCTCCAACAAGGCCGGCTGCTTCGGCTCACGGAAGGGCAAAG gtaagAAGGATGCGGATGACGGGAGTGTGGACCAGGTTGATATTCCGAAGAGGACAATGCCTGCCAAAG GCTATGAGCTGCTGTTCCAGCCAGAGGTGGTGCGTGTGTACACATCGCTGCTGAGAGAGAGCCAGAACCCCTCAGTGCTGGAGGCCGCAGCCGGGGCTGTACAGAACCTGTGTGCCGGACGCTGGACT tATGGTCGCTATATCCGGGCCACGGTGCGTCTGGAGAAGGGCCTGCCCATGATGGCAGAGCTGCTGGCTCATGGGAACGACCGCGTGGTCAGAGCCATGTCGGGAGCCCTGAGGAACCTGGCCATCGACAATCGCAACCGCGAGCTGCTCG GTAAGCACGCTGTGCCCCACCTGGTGGCAGACCTGCCGGGAGGCCAGAGCCAGTCGGCACGACCTCTGTCTGAGGAGACGGTGGTGTCTGTACTGAGCACGCTCACTGAGGTGCTGGGCAACAGCCTGGAGGCCGCCAAGACCCTTAGGGCCTCCCAAGGCATCGAGAGACTGGTACTCATCAACAAGGATGG TAAGCGGTCTGAGCGGGAGGTGCGTGGGGCAGGCCAGGTGTTACAGCTGGTCTGGGGGCACAAGGATCTGCGGCGCCCCCTGGAGAAGGATGGCTGGAAGAAGACCGACTTCATGGTGAACCTCAACCCCCCCGCCAACGGCCCCTCTACACGCACCAATGGGACCTACGAGGACACTACCATGCCACTGCTAGACAGAG gggagaagagagacatGATTCCACTGAATGACCTAGGGCCTG AAGCCTACTCTACACTGgaccagagggagaggagacacactcTGGACAACTCCCTCAATGCCACAGACACTTTACAG AAAAACTGA